In Elusimicrobiota bacterium, a genomic segment contains:
- a CDS encoding penicillin-binding protein 2, translating into MDTRLRLNIAACLALLPLLPLSLRLAHLQIMQHQSLESMARGEFNRSSVEILPRSDILDRNGNILAQSVLVWSCFLDKKMIKKPAALAARLAPLIGMPESEILNQYKLQVRFVRLSDRLSFDQASAVTAARIEGVGLSSKQERFYPNGGLARSLLGQVNSEGYGLSGIELSLNEKLLGKARKFKIIRDGSGRTIHKETEQDPAPPEPLSLTIDRNIQFYAEQALQEAAEQFSIKSGVVAVQDPNNGEILAMAAYPENPLRNSLVQDSYEPGSTFKIVAAAAALEEEVVNLDETFFCENGSYQIAPGVVIHDHEPAGSLSLAQILEKSSNIGMAKVAARLGAVRFYRYVRAFGFSNKTGVSLPGETGGMMKPLPSLGHPVNLATASYGYGIGVSPLQMLDAYSAVANGGTLWEPLLVKNSKPSRVRRLASPKTMETLSRMLETIVRQGTGVTAQIPGYRVAGKTGTARKLDPETKKYSMTQYNASFVGFLPAGKPSWTVLVVIEDPKGLYYGAQVAAPVFAKLGKRLLALKGISRQI; encoded by the coding sequence ATGGATACCAGGCTGCGCCTGAATATTGCGGCGTGCTTGGCTCTCCTGCCCCTCTTGCCCTTGAGCCTGCGCCTGGCGCATCTGCAAATCATGCAGCACCAGAGCCTCGAGAGCATGGCCAGGGGGGAATTCAATCGGAGCTCGGTGGAAATCCTGCCGCGCAGCGATATCCTGGACCGAAACGGCAACATATTGGCCCAGTCCGTCCTGGTTTGGTCCTGCTTCCTCGATAAGAAGATGATCAAGAAGCCAGCGGCCTTGGCGGCCCGTCTGGCCCCTCTCATCGGCATGCCGGAAAGCGAGATATTGAATCAATACAAGCTCCAGGTTCGCTTCGTGCGCTTGAGCGACCGACTAAGCTTCGACCAAGCCTCAGCCGTCACGGCGGCCCGCATCGAGGGAGTCGGGCTTTCCTCCAAACAGGAGCGTTTCTACCCCAACGGCGGCCTTGCCAGAAGCCTCTTGGGCCAGGTCAACAGCGAAGGATACGGGCTTTCGGGAATCGAGCTCTCTCTTAACGAGAAGCTCCTGGGAAAAGCCCGCAAGTTCAAGATCATCAGGGACGGCTCCGGGCGCACCATCCACAAGGAAACCGAGCAGGATCCAGCACCCCCGGAGCCCTTGAGCCTCACCATCGACCGCAACATCCAATTCTACGCCGAGCAGGCCCTTCAGGAAGCCGCGGAACAGTTTTCCATCAAGAGCGGGGTGGTGGCGGTCCAGGACCCCAACAACGGGGAGATCCTGGCCATGGCCGCCTACCCCGAGAATCCCCTCAGGAACTCCCTCGTCCAGGATTCCTATGAGCCGGGCTCCACCTTCAAAATCGTCGCGGCTGCCGCGGCTCTTGAGGAGGAGGTGGTCAACCTTGATGAGACTTTTTTCTGCGAAAACGGCTCCTATCAAATCGCTCCCGGGGTCGTGATCCATGACCACGAGCCCGCCGGAAGCCTGAGCCTGGCGCAAATCCTGGAGAAATCCTCCAACATAGGCATGGCCAAGGTCGCGGCCCGGCTGGGAGCGGTCCGTTTCTACCGCTACGTGAGGGCCTTCGGCTTCTCCAACAAGACCGGAGTTTCCCTTCCCGGGGAAACCGGGGGCATGATGAAGCCCCTGCCCTCCCTCGGCCACCCGGTCAATCTCGCCACCGCCTCCTACGGCTACGGGATCGGCGTGAGCCCACTTCAGATGCTCGACGCCTACAGCGCGGTGGCCAACGGCGGGACCCTATGGGAACCCCTCCTCGTTAAGAACTCCAAGCCCTCCCGCGTCAGACGCCTGGCCTCCCCCAAGACAATGGAAACCCTCTCGCGCATGCTCGAGACAATCGTGCGCCAAGGCACCGGCGTGACCGCCCAGATTCCGGGATACCGCGTGGCCGGCAAGACGGGAACCGCGCGCAAACTCGACCCAGAAACGAAAAAATATTCCATGACCCAATACAACGCTTCCTTCGTCGGGTTTCTCCCGGCCGGGAAGCCCTCCTGGACCGTCCTCGTCGTCATCGAGGATCCCAAGGGGCTTTACTACGGCGCCCAGGTAGCGGCACCCGTGTTCGCCAAGCTGGGCAAACGCCTCCTCGCCCTCAAGGGAATCTCCAGGCAGATATGA
- a CDS encoding UDP-N-acetylmuramoyl-L-alanyl-D-glutamate--2,6-diaminopimelate ligase, with product MTRPLKELLRGAEVLALSGREDAAISGLRHDSRQVQRGELFFALPGVKTDGNRHLKEAIERGAAAIVSELAAPPAPLQIPAAWIQVRDIAAAMGKISDLFFGHPSGAMSVFGVTGTNGKTTTTYFLESIVRACGGVPAVVGTVDYRMGGKTLQKAPNTTPVSLELLRLLAGFREAGATHAALEVSSHALALKRVEEVDFDAAIFTNLKRDHLDFHKSIEEYFRAKARLFELLVKASSSKRRRLAVLNADDPRGTPLKDLCRGAEIILYGLKNSAEVRAENLALSMEGSSFDLVFRGRKLRARVSLLGEHNLRNALAAAAAALGLGLPEEGVLEGLRALKRVPGRLESVAAGQDFHVLVDYAHTDSAMETVLDCLRRLPHRKIISVFGCGGDRDRGKRGPTGAAACRLSDLAVITSDNPRGEDPLRIIADIVEGIKTAGLKNYKILPEREKAIEEAIAEAGPGDIVLLAGKGHEECQILKDRTIFFDDRVAAREALEKKLR from the coding sequence ATGACGCGGCCCCTTAAGGAGCTCCTGCGCGGCGCCGAAGTCCTGGCTCTCAGCGGCCGGGAGGACGCCGCTATCTCGGGTCTGCGCCATGATTCCAGGCAGGTCCAGCGCGGAGAGCTTTTCTTCGCCCTGCCCGGAGTCAAGACGGACGGGAACCGCCACCTCAAGGAGGCCATAGAGCGCGGCGCGGCCGCGATAGTAAGCGAACTGGCGGCTCCCCCGGCCCCGCTCCAAATCCCGGCCGCCTGGATCCAAGTCCGGGACATCGCCGCGGCCATGGGCAAGATCTCGGATCTCTTTTTCGGCCATCCCTCCGGGGCCATGTCCGTCTTCGGGGTCACGGGAACCAACGGAAAAACCACGACCACCTACTTCCTTGAGTCCATCGTGCGGGCCTGCGGCGGCGTTCCCGCCGTGGTTGGAACGGTGGACTACCGGATGGGGGGAAAAACCCTACAAAAAGCCCCCAACACGACTCCCGTTTCCTTGGAGCTCCTGCGCCTCCTCGCCGGCTTCCGCGAGGCCGGCGCCACCCACGCCGCCCTAGAGGTTTCCTCCCACGCCCTGGCCTTGAAGCGCGTCGAGGAGGTGGACTTCGACGCCGCGATCTTCACCAACCTCAAGCGCGACCATCTGGATTTCCACAAGTCCATCGAGGAATACTTCCGCGCCAAGGCGCGCCTCTTCGAGCTTCTGGTCAAAGCCTCCTCTTCCAAGCGCAGGCGCTTGGCCGTGCTCAACGCCGACGATCCCCGCGGCACTCCCTTGAAGGACCTCTGCCGGGGAGCGGAAATCATTCTCTACGGATTGAAAAATTCAGCTGAAGTGCGTGCCGAGAATCTGGCCCTCTCCATGGAAGGATCTTCCTTTGATCTCGTGTTTCGCGGCAGGAAGCTCCGCGCCCGGGTTTCCCTTTTAGGCGAGCACAATCTGCGCAACGCACTGGCCGCGGCGGCGGCCGCCCTGGGGCTCGGCCTGCCCGAGGAAGGGGTGCTCGAGGGCCTGCGCGCGCTCAAGCGGGTGCCGGGGCGGCTGGAGTCCGTCGCGGCCGGCCAAGACTTCCACGTCCTGGTCGATTACGCCCACACCGACAGCGCCATGGAAACGGTCCTCGACTGCCTGCGCCGGCTTCCCCACAGAAAGATCATCTCCGTCTTCGGCTGCGGGGGGGACCGGGACCGCGGCAAGCGCGGACCCACCGGAGCCGCGGCTTGCCGCTTGAGCGATCTGGCCGTCATCACCAGCGACAACCCCCGCGGCGAGGACCCCTTGCGCATCATCGCCGACATTGTCGAGGGCATCAAGACAGCGGGCCTTAAAAATTATAAGATTCTCCCGGAGCGAGAAAAGGCCATCGAGGAAGCCATCGCCGAGGCCGGGCCGGGAGACATAGTCCTCCTCGCCGGCAAGGGTCATGAGGAGTGCCAAATCCTCAAGGATCGAACCATTTTCTTCGACGACCGAGTAGCGGCCCGCGAGGCTCTAGAGAAAAAGCTGCGATGA
- a CDS encoding UDP-N-acetylmuramoyl-tripeptide--D-alanyl-D-alanine ligase — MTWAELARGAGGLLTHGGAQDLVDCLSTDTRSLKTGQAFWALKGPRFDAHDLLSPELARVCPGWVIEKDRLPDSAPRPAHVVEVPNTLKALAALAAQHRRRFDIPVVGITGSNGKTTTKEMLKSICLQVGPSCANPGNWNNQVGVPLSVLELGCEHRYGIFELADSRPGDIAEVARVAQPSLAVLTNIGPDHLEFYGSLDQNFKTKSELVESLPEEGRAVINIDDRWLAGLEPRLGARAITFGMSPRARIYFAGPDELVVDRHKTRVRLRAFGTLSRYNAAAAAAAAWALGIDAEKIRLGLESYVPSAMRLERLSHPSGSEIVLDAYNANPASMRAAVEAFCDEFKSRDKILVLGDMKELGPQSGAFHAELGEWLAELPLAGVYLAGPEMAAARIALERKAPGFAFRYALDPLAWTDDLRRRLDARTAVFFKASRVMKFESILDSLSCSIT; from the coding sequence ATGACGTGGGCGGAGCTGGCCAGGGGGGCGGGAGGGCTGCTCACCCACGGCGGCGCGCAGGATCTGGTGGACTGCCTTTCCACGGACACCCGATCCCTCAAGACCGGCCAAGCCTTTTGGGCCTTGAAAGGCCCGCGCTTCGACGCCCACGACCTCCTGAGCCCGGAGCTGGCGCGGGTCTGCCCGGGGTGGGTGATCGAGAAAGACAGGCTCCCGGACAGCGCCCCGCGCCCCGCCCACGTGGTGGAGGTTCCCAACACCCTCAAGGCCTTGGCCGCCCTGGCGGCCCAACACCGGCGCCGCTTCGACATCCCGGTCGTGGGCATCACCGGCTCCAACGGAAAGACCACGACCAAGGAAATGCTCAAGAGCATCTGCCTCCAAGTGGGTCCCTCCTGCGCCAATCCGGGGAATTGGAACAACCAGGTGGGGGTTCCCCTGTCCGTGCTCGAGCTCGGCTGCGAGCATCGCTACGGCATCTTCGAGCTGGCCGACTCGCGCCCGGGAGACATCGCGGAGGTCGCGCGGGTGGCCCAGCCGAGCCTGGCCGTTCTCACCAACATCGGCCCGGACCACCTCGAATTCTACGGAAGCCTCGACCAGAATTTCAAGACGAAATCGGAGCTCGTCGAAAGCCTTCCCGAGGAGGGCAGGGCCGTCATCAACATCGACGACCGCTGGCTGGCGGGCTTGGAGCCGCGGCTCGGGGCCAGGGCCATCACTTTCGGGATGAGCCCGCGGGCCAGGATCTATTTCGCTGGCCCCGATGAACTCGTGGTCGACCGCCACAAGACCCGTGTTCGGCTCAGGGCCTTCGGAACCCTTAGCCGCTACAACGCGGCCGCGGCCGCGGCCGCGGCCTGGGCTTTAGGCATAGACGCGGAGAAAATCCGCTTGGGTCTCGAGAGCTATGTCCCCTCCGCCATGCGACTGGAGCGCCTGAGCCACCCCTCTGGCAGCGAGATAGTCCTCGACGCCTACAACGCCAACCCGGCCTCGATGCGCGCGGCCGTCGAAGCCTTCTGCGACGAGTTCAAATCCCGCGATAAAATCCTGGTTTTGGGCGACATGAAAGAGCTGGGCCCCCAGTCAGGCGCCTTCCACGCGGAGTTGGGGGAGTGGCTCGCCGAGCTCCCGCTGGCCGGAGTCTACCTGGCGGGTCCGGAGATGGCGGCCGCGCGGATCGCCCTGGAGCGCAAGGCGCCGGGATTCGCGTTCCGCTACGCCCTGGATCCCCTGGCTTGGACCGATGACCTGCGCCGGCGGCTCGACGCCCGGACCGCGGTGTTTTTCAAAGCCTCCCGAGTCATGAAATTCGAATCCATCCTGGACTCCCTCTCATGCTCTATTACCTAG
- a CDS encoding phospho-N-acetylmuramoyl-pentapeptide-transferase has product MLYYLARYKELGGAFNIFQYITFRAGGAALTALLASLLIGPSLIESLRRHKIGQIQRRDGPKSHLGKQGTPTMGGLLIFFTLVSSALLWMRWDNRFLWLLMGVVFLLTAVGFWDDYQKLVLKNSAGISSRTKFAVQIAVALGVVLYLAVRPPNGMFPSHLNLPYTKELFWDLGPAYFVFAALMIVGASNAVNLTDGLDGLACGSLIFCAIAYGVFAYAAGNAKFASYLRIIPVEGAGEITVFLAALVGSCLGFLWYNAYPAEMFMGDTGSLFLGGIIATVALCVKAELMLPIIGGIFVLETLSVILQMSSYKLRKGKRIFRMAPLHHHFELSGISEPKVTVRFWIGGIVLMLLALASLKIR; this is encoded by the coding sequence ATGCTCTATTACCTAGCCCGCTACAAGGAGCTCGGCGGCGCCTTCAACATCTTCCAGTACATCACCTTCCGCGCCGGAGGCGCCGCCTTGACCGCTCTCTTGGCCTCCCTCCTGATAGGGCCTTCCCTCATCGAAAGCCTGCGCCGGCACAAAATCGGACAGATTCAGCGCCGGGACGGGCCCAAGAGCCACCTGGGCAAGCAGGGCACCCCCACCATGGGCGGGCTTCTCATTTTCTTCACCTTGGTTTCGAGCGCGCTCCTCTGGATGCGCTGGGACAACCGCTTCCTGTGGCTGCTCATGGGCGTGGTCTTCCTGCTCACTGCCGTGGGTTTTTGGGACGACTACCAGAAGCTGGTCCTGAAAAACTCGGCCGGCATCTCATCCCGGACCAAGTTCGCGGTTCAGATCGCCGTGGCCCTGGGCGTGGTCCTGTACCTGGCCGTGCGGCCTCCCAACGGCATGTTCCCGTCTCATTTGAACCTTCCCTACACCAAGGAGCTGTTCTGGGACCTGGGGCCCGCCTACTTCGTGTTCGCGGCCCTGATGATCGTGGGAGCTTCCAACGCGGTCAACCTGACCGACGGCCTCGATGGGCTGGCCTGCGGAAGCCTCATCTTCTGCGCCATAGCCTACGGGGTCTTCGCCTACGCGGCGGGCAACGCGAAGTTCGCCTCTTACCTCAGGATCATCCCGGTGGAGGGAGCGGGGGAGATCACCGTGTTCCTGGCGGCCCTGGTGGGCTCCTGCCTGGGGTTCCTGTGGTACAACGCCTACCCCGCCGAGATGTTCATGGGCGACACCGGCTCCCTGTTCCTGGGAGGAATCATCGCCACCGTGGCCCTTTGCGTCAAGGCCGAGCTCATGCTGCCCATCATCGGCGGGATTTTCGTCCTCGAAACATTGTCCGTCATCCTGCAAATGTCCTCCTATAAGCTGCGCAAGGGAAAACGGATTTTTCGCATGGCGCCCCTGCACCATCACTTCGAGCTCTCCGGGATCTCCGAGCCCAAGGTCACCGTAAGATTCTGGATCGGCGGCATCGTCTTGATGCTTCTGGCCCTAGCCTCCTTGAAAATCCGCTGA
- the murD gene encoding UDP-N-acetylmuramoyl-L-alanine--D-glutamate ligase has translation MERFEPGAFKGRKAGVLGLGRSGTACAKLLLSKGFSVFASDSRPAPELKAMLGRAPKRLDWEGGRHSRKLLQCAFVVKSPGLSPDLPILSRLRDARVPVYSELEVALAFCKARDIVAVTGTNGKTTTTTLTGEVFRQALPRGRRAAVCGNIGIPFSEAAPKLGAKDCLVAEVSSYQLEDSRHFRPRAAAILNITPDHLDHHGGMDRYLSAKARIFQEQSASDLCVFNAEDPLCLKMSRDCPAKKLYFGLTPQPFIHAWMSRGKIRIRLPGSRRELSLSPPALPGRHNLENAMASALLALGLDLELPKIQKAFTAFRGVEHRLEDLGLLGGLRCLNDSKATNVDSTMVALKSLESVGNRVFLILGGLHKGSSYKPLAPFIAKSAKAILTIGSAAAKIEEDLRGTKPLLPCSDLETAVETAFQVASPGDVLLLSPACASFDQFKNFEERGSRFKALVRARAKTHGVQKKK, from the coding sequence ATGGAGCGCTTCGAGCCCGGGGCCTTCAAGGGCCGCAAGGCCGGGGTTCTGGGCTTGGGACGCTCTGGCACCGCCTGCGCCAAGCTACTGCTCTCAAAAGGCTTCTCGGTTTTCGCCAGCGACTCGCGCCCAGCCCCCGAGCTAAAAGCCATGCTAGGGCGCGCCCCCAAAAGACTAGATTGGGAAGGGGGCCGGCACAGCCGCAAGCTGCTCCAATGCGCCTTCGTGGTAAAGAGCCCCGGCTTGAGTCCGGACCTTCCCATCCTGAGCCGCCTGCGCGATGCTCGCGTCCCGGTCTACAGCGAACTGGAGGTAGCGTTGGCCTTCTGCAAGGCTCGGGACATCGTGGCCGTCACTGGCACCAACGGCAAAACGACCACGACGACCCTCACCGGGGAAGTATTCCGCCAGGCCCTGCCGCGCGGGCGCCGGGCCGCGGTGTGCGGCAACATCGGCATCCCCTTTTCCGAGGCCGCCCCAAAACTGGGCGCAAAGGACTGCCTCGTCGCGGAAGTCTCGAGCTACCAGTTGGAGGACAGCCGCCATTTTCGGCCGCGCGCCGCTGCCATCCTCAACATCACCCCCGACCACCTCGACCACCACGGAGGGATGGACCGGTATCTCTCGGCCAAGGCCAGGATTTTCCAGGAGCAGTCCGCCTCCGATCTATGCGTTTTCAACGCCGAGGATCCCCTCTGCCTCAAGATGTCCCGGGACTGCCCGGCAAAAAAACTCTACTTCGGCTTGACTCCCCAGCCCTTCATCCACGCCTGGATGAGCCGGGGCAAGATAAGGATCCGGCTTCCGGGAAGCCGGAGGGAACTCTCGCTCTCGCCCCCGGCTTTGCCCGGGCGGCACAATCTCGAAAACGCCATGGCCTCGGCCCTCCTGGCCTTGGGCCTGGATCTTGAGCTACCCAAGATACAGAAGGCCTTCACAGCCTTCCGCGGCGTGGAGCACCGCCTGGAGGACTTGGGGCTCCTGGGGGGCCTGCGCTGCCTCAACGATTCCAAGGCCACGAACGTGGACTCCACCATGGTGGCGCTCAAGTCCCTCGAGTCAGTGGGAAATCGCGTCTTCCTGATCCTGGGCGGCCTGCACAAGGGCAGTTCCTACAAGCCCTTGGCCCCTTTCATCGCCAAGAGCGCCAAGGCGATTCTCACCATCGGCAGCGCCGCGGCGAAAATCGAGGAGGATCTGCGGGGAACCAAGCCCCTACTGCCCTGCTCCGACCTGGAAACCGCCGTGGAGACCGCCTTCCAGGTGGCCTCCCCTGGGGACGTCCTGCTGCTCTCCCCGGCCTGCGCCTCCTTTGATCAGTTCAAGAATTTCGAGGAGAGGGGAAGTCGCTTCAAGGCCCTGGTCCGGGCCAGAGCCAAAACCCATGGTGTTCAGAAAAAGAAATAG